A window of the Fibrobacter sp. UWH6 genome harbors these coding sequences:
- a CDS encoding MlaD family protein, translating into MKISDRTLGYLSIVALLLIFVVVAYSMYNAHHEETKTALVDFPELGTLQPEDQVVVRGYTVGTIGSVTWLGDRARVQIKFNEPIILREGSQFNNVNYAIMGQRRLEIIPSKTGNVLPEDYVHTGTFQPGIAEVLRYIENVNEQMDVIRHMVLMIVEGDSTHKSAIQMVENAMTTIEGIAKNVERQLSILQPALKDVFAQIDNASETLIDVTLQADTAIKVAEQTVNEKVQMADSAIKVISEGVAHTNEIILSIEQNSLANQLITSTETVDMLNDLLDKLSSLIKAVDTKGIKVLDDDGNPVKLFTWKNTNLIGKTAREKARERAEEAKKSSK; encoded by the coding sequence ATGAAGATTTCTGACCGCACATTGGGATACCTCAGCATAGTCGCACTGCTGTTGATATTCGTAGTTGTGGCCTACAGCATGTACAACGCCCACCACGAAGAAACCAAGACCGCCTTGGTGGACTTTCCTGAGTTGGGAACCCTGCAGCCCGAAGACCAGGTGGTTGTTCGTGGCTATACTGTCGGAACCATTGGCTCCGTCACCTGGCTTGGCGACCGCGCCCGCGTGCAAATCAAGTTTAACGAACCCATCATCCTCCGAGAAGGCTCCCAGTTCAACAACGTGAACTACGCCATCATGGGTCAGCGCCGTCTAGAAATTATTCCCTCCAAGACCGGAAATGTTCTTCCCGAAGATTATGTTCATACGGGAACATTCCAGCCGGGCATCGCCGAAGTCCTCCGTTACATTGAAAATGTGAACGAGCAGATGGATGTCATCCGCCACATGGTCCTTATGATTGTCGAAGGGGATTCCACCCACAAGTCCGCCATCCAGATGGTCGAAAACGCCATGACAACCATCGAGGGAATCGCCAAGAATGTGGAACGGCAGCTTTCAATCCTTCAGCCTGCACTCAAGGACGTATTCGCACAGATCGACAACGCCAGCGAAACTCTCATCGACGTAACCTTGCAGGCTGACACCGCCATTAAGGTAGCTGAGCAGACTGTCAACGAAAAAGTCCAGATGGCAGACAGCGCTATCAAGGTCATTTCTGAAGGGGTCGCCCACACCAACGAAATCATCCTCAGCATAGAACAGAACTCCCTGGCCAACCAGCTTATTACCTCCACCGAAACCGTGGATATGCTGAACGACTTGCTAGACAAGCTCAGCAGCCTGATCAAGGCTGTGGACACCAAGGGCATCAAGGTTCTTGACGATGACGGCAACCCGGTCAAGCTGTTTACCTGGAAGAATACCAACCTGATTGGAAAGACCGCCCGCGAAAAGGCTCGCGAACGCGCAGAAGAAGCCAAGAAGTCCAGCAAGTAA
- a CDS encoding OmpP1/FadL family transporter — protein MGKTWVKTAAVIGLATSSLFAGGATTNNNHSAAFLRSVARNATIENDAPYYNPAGTAFMKDGFHLSLSNQTFWQGRTITTESPLFEGGKKEYEGNTFAPSMPGFHATWHHGNLAISSTVGVIGGGGSLNFKHGIPSFDSQLASLPMALSMGGLSTTKYDADIKLEASSYQIGIALGAAYQFANMFSIYAGGRATYSYNKYEATLSNVRINPENEQLGLDGEMVNAAATFSQLSETFDEYATAAKEAASLFEKMGDKASAAEYEATAQQMAAQSEAMAGYAQEVSDKGLDVEQEGWGFAPIFGASFQYKGLTVGVKYEMKTDLEMKNSTKKNEVGMSDFDDGKTDHADVPAVLALGLSYAILPNTRISFGYNLWFDSDVDLTGDTENYLENSQEFMYGVEIDLSKSWTISGGLTVFRCDRTDNYVSDLSQLLNTSTIGLGFAYRVTDYLRFDVGYYHTIYNKDTDQEKYGLNTYERTSRGFGIGIDLDI, from the coding sequence ATGGGAAAAACATGGGTTAAAACTGCAGCCGTTATTGGTCTGGCCACCTCTAGCCTGTTCGCAGGCGGCGCCACCACCAACAACAACCATTCCGCCGCCTTCCTCCGTAGCGTTGCCCGCAATGCCACTATCGAAAACGACGCTCCCTACTACAACCCGGCCGGAACCGCCTTCATGAAGGACGGCTTCCACCTGTCACTTTCCAACCAGACTTTCTGGCAGGGCCGTACCATTACCACCGAATCTCCCCTGTTCGAGGGTGGTAAAAAGGAATACGAAGGCAACACCTTTGCCCCCTCCATGCCCGGCTTCCACGCCACATGGCATCACGGCAACCTGGCCATTTCCTCTACTGTCGGCGTTATCGGTGGTGGTGGATCCCTGAACTTCAAGCACGGCATCCCCTCTTTCGACTCCCAGCTAGCCTCTCTCCCCATGGCACTCTCTATGGGTGGACTCTCAACTACCAAGTATGACGCCGACATCAAGCTGGAAGCATCGTCTTACCAGATCGGTATCGCCCTGGGTGCCGCCTACCAGTTCGCCAACATGTTCAGCATTTACGCCGGTGGCCGAGCAACCTACTCCTACAACAAGTACGAAGCGACCCTCTCCAACGTAAGAATCAATCCGGAAAACGAACAGTTGGGACTTGACGGCGAAATGGTCAACGCAGCCGCCACCTTCAGCCAGCTTTCCGAAACGTTTGACGAATACGCCACCGCCGCCAAGGAAGCAGCATCCCTCTTCGAAAAAATGGGCGACAAGGCCTCCGCAGCCGAATACGAGGCAACCGCCCAGCAGATGGCCGCACAGTCTGAAGCCATGGCCGGTTACGCACAGGAAGTCAGCGACAAGGGACTTGACGTAGAACAGGAAGGCTGGGGATTCGCCCCCATCTTCGGTGCCTCCTTCCAGTACAAGGGCCTTACCGTAGGCGTGAAGTACGAAATGAAGACCGACCTGGAAATGAAGAACAGCACCAAGAAGAACGAAGTGGGCATGTCCGACTTTGACGACGGCAAGACCGATCACGCCGACGTTCCCGCAGTTCTCGCCCTAGGCCTGTCTTACGCCATCCTCCCCAACACCCGAATTTCCTTCGGCTATAACCTGTGGTTCGATAGCGATGTCGACCTGACCGGAGACACCGAAAACTATCTGGAAAACAGCCAGGAATTCATGTACGGCGTAGAAATCGACCTGTCCAAGAGCTGGACGATCAGCGGCGGACTCACCGTATTCCGCTGCGACCGCACCGACAACTACGTCAGCGACCTGAGCCAGCTGCTGAACACCTCTACCATCGGTCTTGGTTTCGCCTACCGTGTTACCGACTACCTCCGATTCGATGTGGGTTACTACCACACCATCTACAACAAGGATACGGATCAGGAAAAGTACGGTCTCAACACCTACGAACGCACCAGCCGCGGATTCGGTATCGGCATTGACCTGGATATTTAG
- a CDS encoding GspE/PulE family protein, whose amino-acid sequence MNKISVQWLRRIGVCPIEGAVAVPNKYDEFLLEKLRKELSVSHITPQEFSPAQIRRMISQSPYANRNTSQELTEDILKQSTNSWEAEPIINLVDNLLEQAVDSGATDIHLEPLKDELRIRFRRDGLLEDFKRLPLWTADPILVRLKILAEIDITDRRIPHDGSFTYCGLQGTANVRVNTLPVQGGEKCVLRLLPQRQDLGEAPRGLAALHFSLKIERTLQRIFQSPQGLFLVTGPTGSGKTTTLHGGLQEIIQRKINVVTIEDPVEYTLNGANQVQVNEKCGLTFASALRSILRQDPDVILVGEIRDSETAKIAIRAAQTGHLVLSTLHTNSAKAAFTRLQDLGIQRNLLEESLLGIMAQRLVRLKNGGRQAIVELLLPNGSFADGDLQDSARRLVQQGAVDQAEVHRVLGKSFLYW is encoded by the coding sequence ATGAATAAGATAAGTGTCCAATGGTTAAGACGTATCGGAGTCTGCCCCATAGAAGGGGCGGTTGCCGTCCCCAACAAATACGATGAGTTCCTGCTAGAGAAACTCCGAAAGGAACTGAGTGTAAGCCACATAACGCCGCAGGAATTTTCGCCGGCTCAAATCCGCAGGATGATCAGCCAAAGTCCATACGCCAACCGCAACACCAGCCAGGAACTTACCGAAGATATTCTAAAGCAGTCCACCAACTCCTGGGAAGCGGAACCTATTATCAATCTCGTAGACAACTTGCTGGAGCAAGCCGTCGATTCAGGCGCCACAGACATCCACCTGGAACCATTAAAAGATGAACTGCGGATCCGTTTTCGCAGGGACGGACTTCTTGAAGATTTCAAGAGGTTGCCCCTCTGGACCGCCGACCCGATTCTTGTACGCCTGAAAATTCTTGCAGAAATCGACATTACCGACAGGCGGATTCCCCACGACGGGAGCTTTACCTACTGCGGGCTCCAGGGGACCGCAAATGTCCGAGTCAACACGCTCCCCGTTCAAGGTGGCGAAAAATGCGTTCTTCGCCTGCTGCCACAAAGGCAGGACCTAGGCGAGGCACCTCGGGGACTCGCCGCCCTTCATTTCTCTTTAAAAATTGAACGAACCCTCCAGCGGATATTCCAATCCCCTCAGGGGCTGTTCTTGGTTACGGGCCCAACGGGCAGCGGCAAGACCACAACGCTTCACGGAGGACTTCAGGAAATCATCCAAAGAAAAATCAACGTAGTCACTATCGAAGATCCGGTAGAATACACTCTGAACGGGGCCAATCAGGTTCAAGTCAACGAAAAATGCGGGCTTACCTTCGCCTCGGCACTACGGTCTATTTTACGTCAGGATCCCGACGTTATCCTTGTGGGAGAAATCCGCGATTCGGAAACAGCCAAGATTGCAATTCGCGCCGCCCAGACCGGGCACCTGGTCCTTTCTACCCTGCACACCAATAGCGCAAAGGCCGCTTTCACCCGATTGCAGGATTTGGGCATTCAGCGTAACCTCCTGGAAGAATCGCTTCTGGGCATTATGGCCCAGCGTCTTGTCAGATTGAAAAACGGAGGGCGACAGGCCATTGTAGAATTGCTCCTGCCCAACGGATCATTTGCCGACGGGGACCTGCAGGATTCAGCTCGCAGACTTGTGCAACAAGGGGCCGTAGACCAGGCCGAAGTCCATCGAGTCTTGGGAAAATCTTTTCTATATTGGTAG
- a CDS encoding ATP-dependent DNA helicase RecG, which produces MDLSHLPKMGPKSLDALKSAGISSLSEFLYNIPRTYLDQTKVSKIGDLHVGDRVVLIGTVTRAGLIRGRTSRFVATLTDGTGEISLTFFQGASYQSRRVQPGSHWLVTGVVGEYRGFQMTHPDMQPFDADEQFNGQILPVYPMTEVMTKSRITQKAMRNWYRFVFNFPNLTLPNVCPKALTDYLHYRTVVDNLKALHLPTDFNAIRQAKFQLKILELLPFCLRMIRRRENQKLRGHERQVDLGQVMNAKTRLPFSLTAGQDAALNTIISGLNGKKQFHALLQGDVGCGKTVVAMLAMLAVCGAGEQSALMVPTDILARQHYKQMKPFFEAAGMRVELLVGATPAAERRQILGELRMGLCQAVIGTHALFSKDVEFSKLGFVIIDEQHRFGVGQREALLAKGEYPDLLVMSATPIPRSLAMTLYGDLQVISIKEKPAGRKPIKTRLVPPDKRNDMKKFIVNEAKGGNLCYWIVSRVNADDNGSSAGDNAAPARSVEDVVNELRAFDKTVVIEGIHGQMDESQRDEILKRFAAGEVHVLVATTVIEVGVNVPQANVMAIDSPERFGLAQLHQLRGRVGRGDVQAWCFLMMPEGAAAENSVERLTQFSHTEDGFEIAELDLNTRGAGNLEGNEQSGSWVFRWFDWIHDQELISQTLQMAENILKDAAVFDEEAREKIQIWYSEKKSANEDGIH; this is translated from the coding sequence ATGGATTTGTCGCACCTTCCCAAGATGGGGCCTAAAAGTCTTGACGCGCTAAAGTCCGCAGGCATCAGCTCCCTTTCTGAATTTCTTTACAACATTCCCCGGACTTATCTGGACCAGACCAAGGTTTCTAAAATTGGCGACCTTCATGTAGGGGACCGAGTCGTGTTGATTGGAACCGTCACCAGGGCTGGTCTAATCCGCGGAAGGACTAGCCGCTTTGTGGCCACCCTTACCGACGGCACCGGCGAAATTTCGCTGACTTTTTTTCAAGGGGCTAGTTATCAGAGCAGGCGCGTACAGCCCGGCAGCCACTGGCTGGTAACAGGTGTTGTTGGCGAATACCGTGGGTTCCAGATGACCCACCCCGACATGCAGCCCTTCGATGCCGACGAGCAATTCAACGGCCAGATTTTACCAGTTTACCCCATGACCGAAGTCATGACCAAGAGTCGTATTACCCAGAAGGCCATGCGAAACTGGTACAGGTTTGTATTCAATTTTCCAAATCTAACCTTACCTAATGTCTGCCCCAAGGCGCTGACGGATTACCTCCATTACCGAACCGTGGTAGACAACCTGAAGGCACTGCACCTGCCCACAGATTTTAACGCCATTCGTCAGGCAAAGTTCCAGCTGAAAATTTTGGAACTGTTGCCTTTCTGCCTCCGTATGATCCGCCGTCGCGAAAATCAGAAATTGCGCGGGCACGAACGCCAGGTGGATTTGGGGCAGGTCATGAATGCGAAAACCAGGCTGCCCTTTAGCCTAACCGCCGGGCAGGACGCCGCCCTGAATACGATTATCTCGGGGCTGAACGGCAAGAAGCAGTTCCATGCTTTGCTGCAAGGTGACGTGGGCTGCGGAAAGACTGTTGTGGCCATGTTGGCCATGCTGGCCGTATGCGGCGCTGGCGAACAGAGCGCCCTGATGGTCCCCACTGATATTCTGGCAAGACAGCACTACAAGCAGATGAAGCCTTTCTTTGAAGCCGCCGGCATGCGAGTGGAACTTCTGGTAGGCGCCACTCCTGCGGCAGAACGTAGGCAGATTCTGGGTGAACTGCGGATGGGACTTTGCCAGGCCGTCATCGGCACTCATGCGCTGTTTTCGAAGGACGTTGAATTTTCGAAGTTAGGTTTCGTCATCATCGACGAACAGCACCGCTTTGGCGTGGGGCAGCGCGAAGCGCTTCTCGCCAAGGGCGAGTATCCTGACCTGTTGGTCATGAGTGCCACGCCTATCCCCCGCAGTCTCGCCATGACTTTATACGGCGACCTGCAGGTCATCTCCATCAAGGAAAAGCCTGCAGGACGTAAGCCCATCAAGACCCGCCTGGTCCCCCCCGACAAGCGCAACGACATGAAGAAGTTCATCGTGAACGAAGCCAAGGGAGGCAATCTCTGCTACTGGATCGTCAGCCGCGTCAACGCCGACGACAACGGCAGTTCCGCCGGCGATAACGCAGCACCCGCCCGCAGCGTCGAGGATGTAGTCAACGAACTGCGCGCCTTCGACAAGACCGTCGTGATAGAGGGCATCCACGGCCAGATGGACGAATCCCAGCGGGATGAAATTCTCAAACGTTTCGCCGCAGGCGAAGTCCATGTGCTAGTTGCCACTACTGTCATCGAAGTGGGCGTCAACGTCCCTCAGGCAAACGTCATGGCCATCGATTCCCCCGAGCGTTTCGGACTGGCCCAGCTCCACCAGTTGCGAGGCCGCGTCGGTCGCGGAGACGTGCAAGCCTGGTGCTTCTTGATGATGCCCGAAGGTGCCGCCGCCGAAAACTCCGTCGAACGCCTCACCCAGTTCAGCCACACCGAAGACGGTTTCGAAATTGCGGAACTGGACCTGAATACCCGCGGTGCAGGTAACCTAGAAGGCAACGAACAGAGCGGCAGCTGGGTATTCCGCTGGTTCGACTGGATCCACGACCAGGAACTGATCAGTCAGACGTTACAGATGGCCGAAAACATATTGAAGGATGCCGCCGTCTTCGACGAGGAAGCCCGTGAAAAAATCCAGATCTGGTACAGCGAGAAAAAGTCCGCCAACGAAGACGGAATCCATTAA